From the Palaemon carinicauda isolate YSFRI2023 chromosome 42, ASM3689809v2, whole genome shotgun sequence genome, one window contains:
- the LOC137632884 gene encoding putative protein FAM47C gives MSRFTTLIGSHVHGVPAPRLGLLDLKVPPPRLGPLDLKVPAPRLVLLDLKVPPPRLGPLDLKVPPPRLGPLDLKVPAPRLGLLDLKVPAPRLGLLDLKVPPPRLGLLDLKVPAPRLGLLDLKVPAPRLGLLDLKVPAPRLGLLDLKVPAPRLGLLDLKVPAPRLGLLDLKVPAPRLGLLDLKVPPPRLGLLDLKVPPPRLGLLDLKVPPPRLGLLDLKVPPPRLGLIDLKVPAPRLGLLDLKVPAPRLGLLDLKVPAPRLGLLDLKVPAPRLGLLDLKVPAPRLGLLDLKVPAPRLGVLD, from the exons ATGTCTCGGTTTACGACCTTGATTGGTTCCCACGTTC ACGGAGTCCCAGCTCCCAGATTGGGTCTCTTAGACTTAAAAGTCCCACCTCCCAGACTGGGTCCCTTAGACTTAAAAGTCCCAGCTCCCAGATTGGTTCTCTTAGACTTAAAAGTCCCACCTCCCAGACTGGGTCCCTTAGACTTAAAAGTCCCACCTCCCAGACTGGGTCCCTTAGACTTAAAAGTCCCAGCTCCCAGATTGGGTCTCTTAGACTTAAAAGTCCCAGCTCCCAGATTGGGTCTCTTAGACTTAAAAGTCCCACCTCCCAGATTGGGTCTCTTAGACTTAAAAGTCCCAGCTCCCAGATTGGGTCTCTTAGACTTAAAAGTCCCAGCTCCCAGATTGGGTCTCTTAGACTTAAAAGTCCCAGCTCCCAGATTGGGTCTCTTAGACTTAAAAGTCCCAGCTCCTAGATTGGGTCTCTTAGACTTAAAAGTCCCAGCTCCCAGATTGGGTCTCTTAGACTTAAAAGTCCCAGCTCCCAGATTGGGTCTCTTAGACTTAAAAGTCCCACCTCCCAGATTGGGTCTCTTAGACTTAAAAGTCCCACCTCCCAGATTGGGTCTCTTAGACTTAAAAGTCCCACCTCCCAGATTGGGTCTCTTAGACTTAAAAGTCCCACCTCCCAGATTGGGTCTCATAGACTTAAAAGTCCCAGCTCCCAGATTGGGTCTCTTAGACTTAAAAGTCCCAGCTCCCAGATTGGGTCTCTTAGACTTAAAAGTTCCAGCTCCCAGATTGGGTCTCTTAGACTTAAAAGTCCCAGCTCCCAGATTGGGTCTCTTAGACTTAAAAGTCCCAGCTCCCAGATTGGGTCTCTTAGACTTAAAAGTCCCAGCTCCTAGACTGGGTGTCTTAGACTGA
- the LOC137633198 gene encoding glutamate receptor-like, protein MSQARPLYKVSVADASPLVYVHHHGNGSIHITGPLAALLSILGDKVGFDSEVLFPSDGIHCGSQSPNGSWKGTVGMVARKEAHFSLGPCTVNTRWSDIIDYSVPIDTQSDNLLMRRAEPEHNLGDFLKPFASEVWTYILLSFFSVCVAMSFLSWAEGILTRKPSTRFISRAVIWALQAASQEGSEWLPELSGGRLLVAIWLFATLIFMTSYGGILTAMLTVPTFRIPIDSVKDMVGQTKIPWRLEVGSFMYQLFRDSENEIFQKVYRGSGAMTGGCWTNKDEIRNGDYVAVCIKVMALSAMAWDFGETGKCHMYLAKEAVYQMNLGVMIMQKNFVHRETFDDIILRLHEAGIFNKWLLDEISNVTQCLLPPGSDLGDAAPPALPLTSLHGPFTFLLGGLAIGCVVFAFEQLTELLFVSHKEPED, encoded by the exons ATGTCCCAGGCGAGACCTCTCTACAAAGTCTCCGTGGCTGAC GCATCACCTCTTGTGTATGTACATCACCATGGCAACGGTAGCATCCACATAACAGGACCTCTGGCGGCTCTCCTGTCGATTCTTGGGGACAAAGTAGGATTCGA ttcGGAAGTCCTTTTCCCTTCGGATGGTATCCACTGCGGCTCCCAGTCTCCCAACGGCTCCTGGAAGGGCACTGTGGGGATGGTGGCACGCaag GAGGCACACTTCAGCCTGGGCCCCTGCACCGTCAATACGCGTTGGTCGGACATCATCGACTACTCGGTGCCCATCGACACACAATCGGACAACCTGCTGATGAGACGAGCTGAGCCAGAGCATAATTTAGGGGACTTTCTGAAGCCCTTTGCATCAGAG GTCTGGACATATATCCTGTTGAGCTTCTTCAGCGTGTGCGTGGCCATGAGCTTCCTGTCTTGGGCCGAAGGAATCCTCACTAGGAAGCCCTCGACTCGCTTCATTTCCAGGGCTGTCATATGGGCACTCCAAGCGGCCTCCCAGGAAG GTTCTGAATGGCTACCCGAACTGAGCGGTGGTCGACTGTTGGTGGCCATCTGGCTATTTGCCACGCTTATCTTCATGACCTCCTACGGGGGTATCCTGACGGCCATGCTGACGGTGCCCACTTTTAGGATACCCATCGACTCCGTGAAGGATATGGTAGGGCAGACGAAGATCCCCTGGAGGCTGGAAGTCGGGTCGTTTATGTACCAGTTGTTTCGG GACTCCGAAAACGAGATCTTCCAGAAGGTCTACCGAGGCAGTGGAGCCATGACTGGAGGATGCTGGACCAACAAGGATGAGATACGCAATGGGGATTACGTGGCCGTGTGTATTAAGGTCATGGCTTTGTCGGCCATGGCTTGGGATTTTGG AGAGACAGGCAAGTGTCACATGTACCTGGCCAAGGAAGCTGTGTACCAGATGAACTTGGGAGTGATGATCATGCAGAAGAATTTCGTCCACAGGGAAACTTTCGATGATAT TATCCTACGACTTCACGAGGCTGGGATCTTCAACAAATGGTTGCTGGACGAAATTAGCAACGTCACCCAATGTCTGCTGCCCCCCGGAAGTGATCTGGGGGACGCCGCCCCCCCAGCTCTCCCGCTGACGTCATTGCACGGGCCCTTTACGTTCCTGCTTGGAG GCCTGGCCATCGGCTGCGTGGTCTTTGCCTTCGAACAATTGACTGAGCTACTCTTCGTCTCTCACAAGGAGCCCGAAGACTAG